One region of Peromyscus eremicus chromosome 4, PerEre_H2_v1, whole genome shotgun sequence genomic DNA includes:
- the LOC131907672 gene encoding LOW QUALITY PROTEIN: golgin subfamily A member 2-like (The sequence of the model RefSeq protein was modified relative to this genomic sequence to represent the inferred CDS: substituted 2 bases at 2 genomic stop codons): protein MQEAVYRLLVLFSYGNDPELSINPSLHSYGDTDVEPLIFLLQFSSQSEASDSSQQLQHAMEERAQLETHVGQLMESLKQLQMERDQYAENLKGESAMWQQRIQQMSEQVHTLKEEKEHRESQVQELETSLAALRSQMEEPPPLKPPAGPSEVEERLQGEVEQLQKELENRMGQLKAQVQDNESLSLLNREQEERLLELERAAERWSEQAEERKQILESMQSDCTTISRALSQNRELKEQLAELQNGFVRLVRSLQALLTHREHSPSDQQEHEDYQCPVIRAACQKGADKRLGELQEMVNPXRXRQKDQAFNITLSYIVGSA, encoded by the exons ATGCAGGAGGCTGTTTACCGCCTCCTGGTACTTTTCTCATATGGCAATGACCCTGAGTTGTCCATTAATCCCAGCTTACACTCTTACGGGGACACTGATGTGGAACCCCTCATTTTCCTTCTACAGTTCTCTAGCCAGTCTGAGGCCTCTGACAGTAGCCAGCAGTTACAACATGCCATGGAGGAGCGGGCTCAGCTGGAGACCCACGTAGGCCAG CTGATGGAGTCGCTGAAACAGCTCCAGATGGAGAGGGACCAGTATGCAGAGAACCTGAAAGGAGAGAGTGCCATGTGGCAGCAGAGGATACAGCAAATGTCAGAGCAG GTGCACAcactgaaggaagagaaggaacacAGAGAGAGTCAGGTACAAGAGCTGGAGACCAGCTtggcagcactcaggagtcagatgg AGGAGCCACCACCCCTAAAGCCTCCAGCGGGGCCTTCTGAGGTCGAAGAGCGGCTGCAGGGAGAGGTTGAGCAGCTGCAGAAGGAACTGGAGAATCGGATGGGACAGCTGAAGGCCCAGGTGCAGGACAATGAGAGCCTGAGCCTCCTGAACCGTGAGCAGGAGGAGCGGCTGCTGGAGCTGGAGCGGGCGGCCGAGCGCTGGAGTGAGCAGGCAGAGGAGCGCAAGCAGATCCTGGAGAGCATGCAGAGTGACTGCACCACCATCAGCAGAGCACTGTCGCAGAACCGAGAGCTAAAGGAGCAGTTGGCCGAGCTGCAGAACGGCTTTGTCAGGCTGGTGCGGAGCCTGCAGGCTCTCCTTACTCACAGGGAACACAGCCCTTCTG ACCAACAAGAACATGAAGATTACCAGTGCCCTGTAATCAGGGCAGCATGTCAAAAAGGAGCTGACAAGAGGCTGGGGGAGCTGCAGGAGATGGTAAACCCATAGAGGTAGAGGCAAAAAGATCAGGCGTTCAAcatcaccctcagctacatagtgggcTCAGCCTGA